Proteins from one Salinispora arenicola genomic window:
- a CDS encoding ABC transporter ATP-binding protein, whose product MIRLSGVSRSFDGRSGRVEALRDINLDIADGEFVAVLGRSGCGKSTLLRLVAGLLPVTAGAVTVADTPVSRPRQDVAMLFQRPALLPWRTVLDNVLLPVEIFGWKRAQHRDRARQLLELAGLTGFEKRLPHELSGGMQQRVSLCRSLISQPRVMLMDEPFSALDALTREELSGELQRIHMETSATVVFVTHSIEEAVLLADRVVVLSPRPGRIRDIVDVAIPRPRTLGRNAHLADVARVSADLHELLAERDTAVEVH is encoded by the coding sequence ATGATCCGGCTATCCGGGGTATCTCGGAGCTTCGATGGCCGCTCCGGCCGGGTCGAGGCCCTGCGTGACATCAACCTCGACATCGCCGACGGCGAGTTCGTGGCCGTACTCGGCCGTTCCGGGTGCGGCAAGTCCACTTTGCTCCGGCTCGTCGCCGGGCTGCTCCCGGTCACCGCCGGAGCGGTGACGGTCGCTGACACACCAGTCTCCCGTCCCCGGCAGGACGTCGCGATGCTCTTCCAGCGGCCCGCACTGCTGCCCTGGCGAACAGTGCTCGACAACGTCCTCCTCCCCGTGGAGATCTTCGGCTGGAAGCGGGCCCAACACCGCGACCGCGCCCGACAACTACTGGAACTGGCCGGCCTCACCGGGTTCGAGAAGCGGCTGCCCCACGAACTCTCCGGTGGCATGCAACAGCGAGTCTCGCTGTGCCGCTCACTGATCAGCCAGCCCCGGGTGATGCTGATGGACGAACCGTTCTCCGCACTCGACGCGCTCACCCGCGAGGAGCTTTCCGGTGAGCTGCAACGGATACACATGGAAACGTCGGCAACCGTAGTCTTCGTCACCCACTCGATCGAGGAGGCCGTCCTGCTGGCCGACCGCGTGGTGGTGCTCAGCCCTCGCCCCGGCCGGATCCGCGACATCGTTGATGTGGCCATTCCCCGACCGCGCACCCTCGGCCGCAACGCCCATCTGGCCGACGTTGCCCGGGTCAGCGCCGACCTGCACGAGCTGCTCGCGGAGCGTGACACAGCGGTAGAGGTGCACTGA